From a region of the Agromyces ramosus genome:
- a CDS encoding ABC transporter permease: MSLDSRAPRSTRPAGEERRAPGFTDNVGLIAGREITMRVRSKAFLISTGVLMLAVLASVVLGSIFGAQAETTKVAVVAGASAVVDGDESLDAVPAANEAEAEQLLRDGEVEAIVAPAASDPLGIVVIGLDSEPKSVVSALSVRPTVELLDPAAVDPTLAYLVAFGFGIVFFMSALTFGTTIAQSVVEEKQTRVVEILLSTVSARALLTGKVIGNSVLAFGQIIAIAVLAILGLIVTGQRVLLGGLGTSVVWFVVFFAIGFVMLAALFAATAAMVSRAEDIGSVTTPVTMLVMIPYFLVIFFNDNPTVLAIMSYVPFSAPVGMPMRIFLGDAAWWEPFVSLAILLATAALAVWVGERIYRNSLLKTGARVKLAEALQG; the protein is encoded by the coding sequence CAGCACCCGGCCGGCCGGCGAGGAGCGGCGGGCTCCCGGCTTCACCGACAACGTCGGCCTCATCGCGGGGCGCGAGATCACGATGCGCGTTCGGAGCAAGGCGTTCCTCATCTCGACCGGAGTGCTGATGCTCGCCGTCCTGGCGTCGGTCGTGCTCGGCAGCATCTTCGGGGCGCAGGCCGAGACCACGAAGGTGGCCGTGGTCGCGGGCGCGTCGGCCGTGGTCGACGGCGACGAATCGCTCGATGCGGTGCCGGCCGCCAACGAGGCGGAGGCGGAACAGCTGCTGCGCGACGGCGAGGTCGAGGCGATCGTGGCGCCCGCGGCATCCGACCCCCTCGGCATCGTGGTGATCGGACTCGACTCGGAGCCGAAGTCGGTGGTCTCCGCGCTCTCGGTGAGGCCCACGGTCGAGCTGCTCGACCCGGCGGCCGTCGACCCGACGCTCGCGTACCTCGTCGCATTCGGATTCGGCATCGTGTTCTTCATGTCCGCCCTCACCTTCGGCACGACGATCGCGCAGTCGGTCGTCGAGGAGAAGCAGACCCGCGTCGTCGAGATCCTGCTGTCGACGGTGTCGGCGCGGGCCCTGCTCACCGGCAAGGTGATCGGCAACAGCGTGCTCGCGTTCGGCCAGATCATCGCCATCGCGGTGCTCGCGATCCTCGGGCTCATCGTGACCGGCCAGCGCGTGCTGCTCGGCGGCCTCGGGACATCCGTCGTCTGGTTCGTCGTGTTCTTCGCGATCGGCTTCGTGATGCTCGCCGCCCTCTTCGCCGCGACCGCTGCCATGGTGTCGCGCGCAGAGGACATCGGTTCGGTCACCACGCCCGTGACGATGCTCGTGATGATCCCGTACTTCCTCGTGATCTTCTTCAACGACAACCCCACGGTGCTCGCGATCATGAGCTACGTGCCGTTCTCCGCGCCGGTCGGCATGCCGATGCGGATCTTCCTCGGTGACGCGGCGTGGTGGGAGCCGTTCGTCTCCCTCGCGATCCTGCTCGCGACGGCGGCGCTCGCGGTGTGGGTCGGCGAGCGCATCTACCGCAACTCGCTGCTGAAGACGGGCGCCCGGGTGAAGCTCGCGGAGGCGCTGCAGGGCTGA
- a CDS encoding phage tail protein, with the protein MAGAQHSAIATRAAMTSALTDGRQRTAGAGGRASPRETGGSGGSGGPAAMLALQRSAGNAAVSALMAAKLKWPGDEARVEIDAAIREVKRDEPEVDTVEKGLKEAKAVGIPVDLEGVKPPASALSVTRTGFGPGSVPPKKPVPPPKPVPAVSPLGKAAAAKPKLRGAAAKGAGGASVASMSGAIAAAAAPVPLTADKLLLPPVAPPGVKPAQDPAFAQVTGSVKGFASAKRAHPPAASKAKEAQDAAVPPTDDIAGQAKAAKADSMDAQQPGSFDKKAFIAAVKAAIEAKSPKTLKEADDYAESGKAGEVKGEVKGLVTQGKEGSAKDIETATEAPPDQSKAVAKPVTPMPQEDPGQVAPIPAAGAVPKTAPPEQVNLEAGKHEVGQEMTDAHVTDEQLAKSGEPSFQGALADKRTAAEHADTAPGEYRQQEQATIAQGKVQAGAATAAGVQGMQGAKGAALAKLVADKGKAKSKDEQKRAEVTAKIQGIFNATEADVKKILEGLDPKVEAEFERGEAGAKAAFESYVAAKMSAYKKDRYGGWLGGIRWAKDKLFGMPDKVNEFYEAGRELYLAKMDGVISRVADIVAADLTAAKQRIAKGRAEIASYVKSLPQDLQKVGSEAATEIGDRFEQLESDVKDKENEVVQTLATKYVEARKGLDERIEALQAENKGLVDKAIGAIKAVINTIRELASMLANVLARAASVIGDIIGDPVGFLGNLISGIKGGIDKFFANITTHLKKGLMGWLFGQLGDAGIEIPDTFDLKGVVKLLASVFGLTWANIRNRIVLQIGEKAMAAVEKGVEIFQVMKEQGVAGLWDKLVEKVGDIKDMILTQLEDFVITKIITAGITWLISLLNPAAAFIKACKLIYDVVMFFVNNAARIAQFVNTVIDGVVDIAKGNVSAVVDKIESALGQMVPILIGFIASVLGIGGIGEKIRSIVQALQKPVNKALDFVIKTGLKLAGPIIRAAKGISAKVKAKVESGRAWVKGKAEAGKAWAKGKVAGAGEAIRKLKDRMLGIAFRQEFEANGEKHSVYSKKGAPELLYTASTPQPSAQAAPTPTVRELEARYRATIRDYVATVRTLDASPQDAAAKARAEGLKDQAAALFRQLVDATTAFVTTSGRKSRGEPVGPAPGIGTIGMHGAKPPSNRGGHRLHWTESEHVIPFAVGKSVWAALKQYMPWRGSRADNRQTTIMIYERAARIKTPADNAMSYTIKNLLVDSRIVENISRGRVSGQVGLSDRDADDALARIQGAVETARKDAVSRTIDAIRAENEMKEGGAAKTNGERRGNEPPSPASGLVEAAARQQYDNIMDLVRQEVMHEASVKEKAERLELTPRGRRR; encoded by the coding sequence ATGGCCGGCGCACAACACTCGGCCATCGCCACTCGGGCTGCGATGACCAGCGCCCTCACCGACGGCCGACAACGGACCGCCGGTGCAGGAGGGCGCGCCTCGCCGCGTGAAACGGGCGGCTCGGGCGGCTCGGGCGGCCCGGCTGCGATGCTCGCCCTCCAGCGGAGCGCCGGCAACGCCGCCGTCAGCGCCCTCATGGCCGCGAAGCTGAAGTGGCCCGGCGACGAAGCCCGTGTCGAGATCGACGCCGCGATCCGCGAGGTCAAGCGCGACGAGCCGGAGGTCGACACCGTCGAGAAGGGGCTGAAGGAGGCCAAGGCCGTCGGCATCCCGGTCGACCTCGAGGGCGTGAAGCCGCCCGCCTCCGCGCTCTCGGTGACGCGGACCGGCTTCGGCCCGGGCTCCGTCCCACCGAAGAAGCCGGTTCCGCCGCCGAAGCCCGTGCCCGCCGTCTCGCCGCTCGGCAAGGCCGCCGCCGCGAAGCCGAAGCTGCGGGGCGCTGCGGCGAAGGGCGCGGGCGGGGCATCCGTCGCCTCGATGTCCGGTGCCATCGCGGCGGCCGCAGCACCCGTGCCGCTGACGGCGGACAAGCTGCTGCTGCCACCGGTGGCGCCGCCGGGCGTGAAACCCGCACAGGACCCGGCGTTCGCGCAGGTCACGGGCAGCGTGAAGGGGTTCGCCTCGGCGAAGCGCGCACATCCGCCCGCCGCGTCGAAGGCGAAGGAGGCGCAGGATGCCGCCGTGCCGCCCACCGACGACATCGCAGGTCAGGCGAAGGCCGCGAAGGCCGACTCGATGGACGCGCAGCAGCCGGGCAGCTTCGACAAGAAGGCGTTCATCGCCGCGGTGAAGGCGGCGATCGAGGCGAAGTCGCCGAAGACGCTGAAGGAGGCCGACGACTACGCGGAGTCCGGCAAGGCCGGCGAGGTCAAGGGCGAGGTGAAGGGCCTCGTCACCCAGGGCAAGGAGGGATCGGCCAAGGACATCGAAACGGCGACCGAGGCGCCACCCGACCAGTCCAAGGCGGTGGCGAAGCCGGTGACGCCGATGCCCCAGGAGGACCCCGGCCAGGTCGCTCCGATCCCGGCGGCAGGCGCGGTGCCCAAGACGGCACCGCCCGAACAGGTCAACCTCGAGGCCGGCAAGCACGAGGTCGGCCAGGAGATGACCGACGCCCACGTCACCGACGAGCAGCTCGCGAAGTCCGGCGAGCCGTCGTTCCAGGGTGCGCTGGCCGACAAGCGCACCGCCGCCGAGCACGCCGACACGGCGCCGGGTGAATACCGCCAGCAGGAGCAGGCGACGATCGCGCAGGGGAAGGTGCAGGCCGGCGCCGCGACCGCGGCCGGCGTGCAGGGGATGCAGGGCGCGAAGGGCGCCGCGCTCGCCAAGCTCGTCGCCGACAAGGGCAAGGCGAAGTCCAAGGACGAGCAGAAGCGCGCCGAGGTCACGGCCAAGATCCAGGGCATCTTCAACGCGACCGAGGCCGACGTGAAGAAGATCCTCGAGGGGCTCGACCCCAAGGTCGAGGCGGAGTTCGAGCGTGGCGAGGCCGGCGCGAAGGCCGCCTTCGAGTCGTATGTCGCAGCCAAGATGTCGGCCTACAAGAAGGACCGGTACGGCGGATGGCTCGGAGGCATCCGCTGGGCGAAGGACAAGCTCTTCGGCATGCCGGACAAGGTCAACGAGTTCTACGAGGCCGGTCGCGAGCTGTACCTCGCGAAGATGGACGGCGTCATCTCGCGCGTGGCCGACATCGTGGCCGCCGACCTCACGGCGGCGAAGCAGCGCATCGCGAAGGGCCGGGCCGAGATCGCGAGCTACGTGAAGTCGCTCCCGCAAGACCTGCAGAAGGTCGGCTCCGAGGCCGCCACGGAGATCGGCGACCGCTTCGAGCAGCTCGAGAGCGACGTGAAGGACAAGGAGAACGAGGTCGTCCAGACCCTCGCCACGAAGTACGTCGAGGCTCGCAAGGGCCTCGACGAGCGCATCGAGGCGCTGCAGGCCGAGAACAAGGGGCTCGTCGACAAGGCGATCGGCGCGATCAAGGCCGTGATCAACACCATCCGCGAGCTCGCCTCGATGCTCGCGAACGTGCTGGCGCGAGCGGCGAGCGTCATCGGCGACATCATCGGCGACCCGGTCGGCTTCCTCGGCAACCTGATCAGCGGCATCAAGGGTGGCATCGACAAGTTCTTCGCCAACATCACCACCCACCTGAAGAAGGGACTCATGGGGTGGCTGTTCGGCCAACTGGGCGACGCCGGCATCGAGATCCCCGACACCTTCGACCTCAAGGGCGTCGTCAAGTTGCTCGCGTCGGTCTTCGGCCTCACGTGGGCGAACATCCGCAACCGGATCGTGCTCCAGATCGGCGAGAAGGCGATGGCCGCAGTGGAGAAGGGCGTCGAGATCTTCCAGGTGATGAAGGAGCAGGGTGTCGCCGGGCTCTGGGACAAGCTCGTCGAGAAGGTCGGCGACATCAAGGACATGATCCTGACGCAGCTCGAGGACTTCGTGATCACGAAGATCATCACCGCGGGCATCACCTGGCTCATCAGCCTGCTGAACCCGGCGGCCGCCTTCATCAAGGCGTGCAAGCTCATCTACGACGTCGTGATGTTCTTCGTGAACAACGCGGCGCGCATCGCGCAGTTCGTGAACACCGTCATCGACGGCGTCGTCGACATCGCGAAGGGCAACGTCTCGGCGGTCGTCGACAAGATCGAGAGCGCACTCGGCCAGATGGTGCCGATCCTCATCGGCTTCATCGCCAGCGTGCTCGGCATCGGCGGCATCGGCGAGAAGATCCGCTCGATCGTGCAGGCGCTCCAGAAGCCGGTCAACAAGGCACTCGACTTCGTGATCAAGACCGGGCTGAAGCTCGCCGGCCCGATCATCCGCGCGGCCAAGGGCATCAGCGCGAAGGTGAAGGCGAAGGTCGAGTCGGGCAGGGCCTGGGTGAAGGGCAAGGCGGAGGCGGGGAAGGCGTGGGCCAAGGGCAAGGTCGCCGGAGCCGGCGAAGCCATCCGCAAGCTGAAGGACCGCATGCTCGGCATCGCGTTCCGCCAGGAGTTCGAGGCGAACGGCGAGAAGCACTCCGTGTACTCGAAGAAGGGTGCACCCGAGCTGCTCTACACCGCCTCGACGCCGCAGCCCAGCGCGCAGGCGGCGCCAACCCCCACCGTGCGAGAGCTCGAGGCGCGCTACCGGGCGACGATCAGGGACTACGTCGCGACCGTCAGGACGTTGGATGCCTCGCCGCAGGACGCCGCGGCCAAGGCCCGTGCCGAAGGACTCAAGGACCAGGCCGCCGCGCTCTTCCGGCAGTTGGTCGATGCCACCACCGCCTTCGTCACCACGTCGGGACGCAAGAGCCGCGGCGAGCCCGTCGGGCCTGCGCCGGGGATCGGAACGATCGGCATGCACGGGGCGAAGCCGCCGAGCAACCGCGGCGGACACCGCCTGCACTGGACGGAGTCCGAGCACGTCATCCCGTTCGCGGTCGGCAAGTCCGTCTGGGCGGCCCTGAAGCAGTACATGCCGTGGCGCGGCTCGCGCGCCGACAACCGGCAGACGACGATCATGATCTACGAGCGCGCGGCCCGCATCAAGACGCCCGCCGACAATGCCATGAGCTACACCATCAAGAACCTGCTGGTGGACTCGCGCATCGTGGAGAACATCAGCCGGGGCCGCGTCTCAGGTCAGGTCGGACTGTCGGACCGCGATGCCGATGACGCCCTGGCCCGCATCCAGGGAGCCGTCGAGACCGCCCGCAAGGACGCGGTGTCCCGCACCATCGACGCGATCCGGGCCGAGAACGAGATGAAGGAGGGCGGCGCGGCCAAGACGAACGGTGAACGCCGCGGCAACGAGCCGCCGAGTCCCGCCTCGGGCCTGGTGGAGGCCGCAGCCAGGCAGCAGTACGACAACATCATGGACCTGGTGCGGCAGGAGGTGATGCACGAGGCATCCGTGAAGGAGAAGGCCGAGCGCCTCGAGCTCACTCCGCGCGGCCGCCGCCGGTGA
- a CDS encoding threonine aldolase family protein, translating into MTDQLHDSALRGFASDNYSGVHPVVLLAIATANSGHQVAYGEDVYTERLQEVFAHHFGNGVEAFPVFNGTGANVTGLQSMLPRWGAVISASTAHINSDEGGAPERVGGIKLLTVPTPDGKLTPELIDREAWGWGDEHRAQPLVVSITQTTELGTAYSVEEIRTIADHVHEHGMKLHMDGARISNAAASLDLPLRAFTRDAGVDVLSFGGTKNGALGAEAIVVLNPAASEGLKYLRKLNMQLASKMRFVSAQLIALLEGDLWLENASHSNAMARRLRDALDAGIAAGELPGLGFTQQTQSNGVFATLPAGVADRLRERFRFYDWDAARGEVRWMCSFDTTEDDIDAFVDGIREELARA; encoded by the coding sequence GTGACCGATCAGCTCCACGACAGCGCCCTCCGCGGCTTCGCCTCCGACAACTACTCGGGCGTGCACCCGGTGGTCCTCCTCGCGATCGCGACCGCCAACAGCGGCCACCAGGTCGCCTACGGCGAAGACGTCTACACCGAGCGCCTCCAAGAGGTGTTCGCCCACCACTTCGGCAACGGCGTCGAGGCGTTCCCCGTCTTCAACGGCACGGGGGCGAACGTCACCGGCCTGCAGTCGATGCTGCCCCGCTGGGGAGCGGTGATCTCGGCGTCGACCGCGCACATCAACTCCGACGAGGGCGGTGCGCCCGAGCGCGTGGGCGGCATCAAGCTCCTCACGGTGCCGACGCCCGACGGCAAGCTCACCCCCGAGCTCATCGATCGCGAGGCATGGGGCTGGGGCGACGAGCACCGCGCACAGCCGCTCGTCGTGTCGATCACGCAGACCACCGAGCTCGGCACGGCGTACTCCGTCGAGGAGATCCGCACGATCGCCGACCACGTGCACGAGCACGGCATGAAGCTGCACATGGACGGCGCGCGCATCTCGAACGCCGCCGCCTCGCTCGACCTGCCGCTGCGGGCCTTCACCCGCGACGCCGGCGTCGACGTGCTGAGCTTCGGCGGCACCAAGAACGGGGCGCTCGGCGCCGAGGCGATCGTGGTGCTGAACCCCGCGGCATCCGAGGGCCTGAAGTACCTGCGCAAGCTCAACATGCAGCTCGCCTCGAAGATGCGCTTCGTCTCGGCGCAGCTCATCGCGCTGCTCGAGGGCGACCTCTGGCTCGAGAACGCGAGCCACTCCAACGCGATGGCCCGGCGGCTGCGCGACGCGCTCGATGCGGGCATCGCCGCGGGTGAGCTGCCCGGCCTCGGCTTCACCCAGCAGACGCAGTCCAATGGCGTCTTCGCGACCCTGCCGGCGGGCGTGGCCGACCGGTTGCGCGAGCGCTTCCGGTTCTACGACTGGGATGCCGCGCGGGGCGAGGTGCGCTGGATGTGCTCGTTCGACACGACCGAAGACGACATCGACGCGTTCGTCGATGGCATCCGCGAGGAGCTCGCGCGCGCCTAG
- a CDS encoding nitroreductase family protein, producing MTLITDLTSNSSRNADTDAPLITPLVERWSPRAYDPTAEVAPTVIRTILEAARWAPSANNVQPWRFIVARRGTAAFATVHDAMAGFNQAWADSAALLIVNVAETVDVEGKARPWARYDLGQAVAHLTVQAQHEGLHTHQMGGFDAAKIHAAFHLAPSLEVVSITAIGVLGDPDTLPAPLREREVAPRLRKPLAELVLAGE from the coding sequence ATGACGCTCATCACCGACCTCACGTCCAACAGCTCGCGCAACGCCGACACCGACGCGCCGCTCATCACCCCACTCGTCGAGCGCTGGAGCCCACGCGCCTACGATCCGACCGCCGAGGTCGCCCCCACGGTCATCCGCACGATCCTCGAGGCCGCGCGCTGGGCCCCGTCGGCGAACAACGTGCAACCGTGGCGCTTCATCGTCGCCCGCCGCGGCACCGCCGCGTTCGCGACCGTGCACGACGCGATGGCCGGCTTCAACCAGGCTTGGGCCGACTCGGCCGCGCTTCTCATCGTGAACGTCGCCGAGACCGTCGACGTCGAAGGCAAGGCCCGGCCGTGGGCACGGTACGACCTCGGCCAGGCGGTCGCGCACCTCACGGTGCAGGCGCAGCACGAGGGCCTGCACACCCACCAGATGGGCGGCTTCGACGCGGCGAAGATCCACGCCGCATTCCACCTCGCCCCGAGCCTCGAGGTCGTCTCGATCACCGCGATCGGCGTGCTCGGCGACCCCGACACGCTGCCCGCCCCGCTGCGTGAGCGCGAGGTCGCGCCGCGGCTGCGCAAGCCGCTCGCCGAGCTCGTGCTCGCGGGCGAGTAG
- a CDS encoding heme-degrading domain-containing protein, which translates to MSGSLDLLDRLLAEEAELQFSRFTLDDAWELGGRLRAAAVAAGHPVAIAIWFGPQRVFHTALPGASADNDAWLDRKHRVVQRFGHASMLVGEEFRAKGEDFNTNARLDPGEYAAHGGVVPIRIVGAGIIGAVGVSGLPQEDDHDLVVEQLRAYLREQRAG; encoded by the coding sequence ATGAGCGGCTCACTCGACCTGCTCGACCGGCTCCTCGCCGAAGAGGCGGAACTCCAGTTCAGCCGCTTCACGCTCGACGATGCCTGGGAGCTCGGCGGTCGCCTCCGTGCCGCGGCGGTGGCGGCGGGGCATCCGGTCGCCATCGCGATCTGGTTCGGTCCCCAGCGCGTCTTCCACACGGCGCTTCCCGGCGCGAGTGCCGACAACGACGCGTGGCTCGATCGCAAGCACCGCGTGGTGCAGCGCTTCGGGCATGCGTCCATGCTCGTGGGCGAGGAGTTCCGCGCGAAGGGCGAGGACTTCAACACCAACGCCCGACTCGACCCGGGCGAGTACGCGGCGCACGGCGGGGTGGTGCCGATCCGCATCGTCGGTGCCGGCATCATCGGGGCCGTGGGCGTCTCGGGGCTGCCCCAGGAAGACGACCATGACCTGGTGGTCGAGCAGCTGCGGGCGTACCTGCGCGAGCAGCGCGCCGGCTGA
- a CDS encoding zinc-dependent alcohol dehydrogenase family protein, whose protein sequence is MLATVIHAPRDIRVETVPDPTLSTGGDAIVRVVAACVCGSDLWPYRGITPTHEAHRIGHEFVGVVEAVGPDVAAVAVGDFVIAPFYVCDNTCINCRNGVTTSCLNGGWWGGDDQLGGFADGGQGERVRVPLADGTLVSVPGPIADEQVPGLLTLSDVMGTGHHAAVSAGVAPGDSVAVVGDGAVGLCAIIAAKRLGATTIIAMSRHPERQALAREFGATHIVEERGSEGIARVQELTDGIGADRVLECVGTKESMDQAIRSTRPGGMVGYVGAPNGGPELPVRPLFNRNVGVNGGIAPVRGYIEELLPDVLSGAIEPGRVFDLELPLADAAEAYAAMDERRAIKVLLRP, encoded by the coding sequence ATGCTTGCGACTGTCATCCACGCCCCACGTGACATCCGCGTCGAGACCGTGCCCGATCCCACGCTCTCGACCGGCGGCGATGCGATCGTCCGGGTGGTCGCCGCGTGCGTGTGCGGCTCCGACCTGTGGCCCTACCGCGGCATCACCCCGACGCACGAGGCGCACCGCATCGGCCACGAGTTCGTCGGCGTGGTCGAGGCGGTCGGGCCGGATGTCGCCGCTGTCGCCGTGGGCGACTTCGTGATCGCCCCGTTCTACGTGTGCGACAACACCTGCATCAACTGCCGCAACGGCGTCACCACCTCGTGCCTGAACGGCGGCTGGTGGGGCGGCGACGACCAGCTCGGGGGGTTCGCCGACGGCGGCCAGGGCGAGCGCGTGCGCGTGCCGCTCGCCGACGGGACCCTCGTGTCCGTGCCCGGCCCGATCGCCGACGAGCAGGTACCGGGGCTGCTCACGCTCTCCGATGTGATGGGCACCGGGCACCACGCCGCGGTCTCGGCCGGCGTCGCGCCAGGCGACTCGGTTGCCGTCGTCGGCGACGGCGCGGTCGGGCTGTGCGCGATCATCGCGGCGAAGCGACTGGGGGCGACGACGATCATCGCGATGTCGAGACATCCGGAGCGCCAAGCGCTCGCCCGGGAGTTCGGGGCGACGCACATCGTCGAGGAACGCGGCAGCGAGGGCATCGCCCGCGTGCAGGAGCTCACCGACGGCATCGGCGCCGACCGGGTGCTCGAGTGCGTCGGCACGAAGGAGTCGATGGACCAGGCCATCCGCTCGACCCGCCCTGGCGGCATGGTCGGCTACGTCGGCGCCCCGAACGGCGGGCCCGAGCTGCCCGTGCGACCGCTCTTCAACCGCAACGTGGGCGTGAACGGGGGCATCGCACCGGTGCGCGGCTACATCGAGGAGCTGCTGCCCGACGTGCTCTCGGGGGCGATCGAGCCCGGCCGGGTGTTCGACCTCGAGCTCCCGCTCGCCGACGCGGCCGAGGCGTACGCGGCAATGGACGAGCGCCGCGCGATCAAGGTGCTGCTGCGGCCATGA
- a CDS encoding carboxylesterase/lipase family protein, whose translation MLLREGTPRELVIETDAGAVRGTRTNGVRRWRGIPYAASTAGDARFRAPRPVPGWDGVRDAEEFGPVAPQKRKGQFIGAAGHLPRSEDCLTVNVISPDDGDAPGRGRPVMVFIHGGAYSVGSSGEYPRQGERLARRHGVVYVSLNYRLGALGWIDFRAYSTSERPIECNLGLRDQVAALDWVRRNIRAFGGDPGNVTLFGESSGANAVTTLLTVPAAEGLFARAIAQSSPANAVYLPETAAQWAREYVGILSGLVDDDDVESESTDAAAAMLCAADPMLLAEATTALSIRTPDEHPGTISLAPVIDGDVLPHRPLDAFRDGLAHRVPLVIGTNDREGSLFEGRIGILPTTKTRIRAIFANTSKKARKAIKRQYPGLPERRPAADFGGDFTFWFPTVKVAERHSRFAPVYCYRFDAAPRTARLLGLDATHGLELFALFEKFDTPVGAALTLLGGRRMFREVGRRMQRHWAGFAASGAPGPDWPHYDERERRTLVFDRVDRVEFDPRRGKRLAWQEFVPHV comes from the coding sequence ATGCTGTTGCGTGAGGGGACGCCACGCGAGCTCGTCATCGAGACGGACGCGGGTGCCGTGCGAGGAACGCGGACGAACGGGGTGCGGCGCTGGCGGGGCATCCCGTACGCGGCGTCGACCGCCGGCGACGCTCGTTTCCGTGCGCCGCGGCCGGTACCCGGTTGGGACGGCGTGCGCGATGCCGAGGAGTTCGGCCCGGTCGCTCCGCAGAAGCGGAAGGGTCAGTTCATCGGCGCCGCCGGCCACCTGCCGCGTAGCGAGGACTGCCTGACGGTGAATGTCATCTCCCCGGACGACGGCGATGCGCCGGGTCGAGGGCGGCCCGTCATGGTGTTCATCCACGGCGGCGCGTACAGCGTCGGCTCATCGGGCGAGTACCCGCGCCAGGGTGAGCGCCTCGCGCGCCGCCATGGCGTCGTCTATGTGAGCCTCAACTACCGGCTCGGCGCACTCGGCTGGATCGACTTCCGCGCCTACTCGACGTCCGAGCGACCGATCGAGTGCAACCTCGGGCTTCGCGACCAGGTGGCCGCCCTCGACTGGGTGCGCCGCAACATCCGCGCGTTCGGAGGCGACCCCGGCAACGTGACGCTGTTCGGCGAGTCCTCGGGCGCCAACGCCGTCACGACGCTGCTCACCGTGCCGGCCGCCGAAGGGCTGTTCGCGCGCGCGATCGCCCAGAGCTCGCCCGCGAACGCCGTCTACCTTCCCGAGACGGCCGCGCAGTGGGCGCGCGAGTACGTCGGGATCCTCAGCGGGCTCGTCGATGACGACGACGTCGAGAGCGAATCGACGGATGCCGCGGCGGCGATGCTCTGCGCGGCCGACCCGATGCTGCTCGCCGAGGCGACGACCGCGCTCAGCATCCGCACGCCTGATGAGCACCCCGGCACGATCAGCCTCGCCCCGGTCATCGATGGCGACGTCCTGCCGCACCGCCCACTCGACGCGTTCCGCGACGGCCTCGCGCACCGGGTGCCGCTCGTCATCGGAACGAACGACCGGGAGGGCTCGTTGTTCGAAGGACGCATCGGCATCCTGCCGACGACGAAGACACGTATCCGTGCCATCTTCGCGAACACGAGCAAGAAGGCGCGCAAGGCGATCAAGCGGCAGTACCCGGGCCTGCCCGAGCGACGACCCGCCGCCGACTTCGGCGGCGACTTCACGTTCTGGTTCCCCACCGTGAAGGTCGCCGAACGCCACTCGCGCTTCGCGCCGGTGTACTGCTACCGCTTCGACGCAGCGCCGCGCACCGCCAGGCTCCTCGGCCTCGATGCCACGCACGGGCTCGAGCTCTTCGCCCTCTTCGAGAAGTTCGACACCCCCGTCGGCGCGGCGCTCACGCTGCTCGGCGGGCGACGCATGTTCCGCGAGGTCGGGCGACGGATGCAACGGCACTGGGCCGGTTTCGCGGCATCCGGCGCTCCGGGGCCCGACTGGCCGCACTACGACGAGCGGGAACGACGGACCCTCGTGTTCGATCGCGTCGACCGCGTCGAGTTCGACCCGCGACGCGGCAAGCGGCTCGCGTGGCAGGAGTTCGTGCCGCACGTCTGA